The Dictyoglomus sp. genome includes a region encoding these proteins:
- a CDS encoding TetR/AcrR family transcriptional regulator, with translation MKFFAEKPYSQVDIEDVAKECGVAKGSMYQYFENKKEMYFYSIEVATKRLLELMKNYDFENISLFDYIEKSFEETWDFVLKHPHEYTLLEKSAFYDDSPYREEIAEYYEKMTKDVLYNLVIKNQKAGFIRQDIPPEIVEIFIESSSWGLKRFFIHLIRSKGIKITDLSTEYIKDLQKQYIKLLKEGIENKDKA, from the coding sequence ATAAAATTTTTTGCAGAAAAACCTTATAGCCAAGTAGATATTGAGGATGTGGCAAAGGAATGTGGTGTAGCTAAGGGGAGTATGTATCAATATTTTGAAAATAAGAAGGAGATGTATTTTTATTCAATTGAAGTTGCCACAAAAAGACTCCTTGAATTAATGAAAAATTATGACTTTGAAAATATTAGCCTTTTTGATTATATAGAAAAATCCTTTGAAGAAACCTGGGATTTTGTTTTAAAACATCCCCATGAATATACTCTTCTTGAAAAATCAGCCTTTTATGATGATTCTCCCTATAGAGAGGAAATAGCAGAATATTATGAAAAAATGACCAAGGATGTTTTGTATAATTTAGTTATTAAAAATCAAAAAGCAGGATTTATAAGGCAGGATATTCCTCCTGAGATAGTTGAAATATTTATTGAAAGTTCCTCTTGGGGTTTAAAAAGATTCTTTATTCATCTCATAAGAAGTAAAGGAATAAAGATAACAGATCTTTCCACAGAATATATAAAGGATCTTCAGAAGCAGTATATAAAATTATTAAAAGAAGGAATTGAAAATAAAGATAAAGCTTAG
- a CDS encoding ABC transporter ATP-binding protein/permease, producing the protein MKYLIKLVKIAKPYWGYLIISVISLLTITGLNLLGPWLIRSLVGVVTNINKYPNAQEYIVKISLLLVISYIGGIIFQFLRSYFSHYAAWNLVADVRMMLYDKLQNLSFRYFLDKQTGQLMSRVVNDTANLEMLIAHAVPDLLSNFLILLGIMIILFKINTILALLSLIPIPFLLLSSTYFAKKIMPIFRKAQRAIADLNADLQDNLSGIREIQLFNKQEKEYLKIKDKVYKHISFLLSALKLSAVFHPTVGFLSSLGNLIVVSIGGIMALKGRVLVQDIVGFLLYLNMFYQPINSLSQILENLQQALAGAERVFEVLETESEIKEKENAIELKNVKGKITFENVSFSYNSDIPVLKNISFEINPGEMVAFVGPTGVGKTTIMYLINRFFDPNSGSIKIDDIDIRDVTLRSLHENISMVMQDVFLFNGTIFENIAYGKDNATLEEVINAAKIACAHDFIMELPNKYYTEIGERGIKLSGGQKQRLAIARAVLKNAPILILDEATSSVDTETEREIQKAINNLAGTRTILIIAHRLSTVKRADKIIVLKEGEIIEIGNHEELMKKKGLYYKLCSVQFSEEKMANV; encoded by the coding sequence TTGAAATATTTGATAAAACTTGTTAAGATTGCAAAACCCTATTGGGGATATCTTATAATATCTGTTATCAGTCTTTTAACAATAACAGGACTTAATCTTTTAGGTCCTTGGCTTATAAGATCCTTAGTAGGTGTAGTAACCAATATAAATAAATATCCCAATGCCCAGGAGTATATAGTAAAAATCTCCCTTTTACTTGTTATTTCCTATATTGGGGGGATAATTTTTCAATTTCTAAGAAGTTATTTTTCCCATTATGCAGCATGGAATCTTGTTGCAGATGTTCGAATGATGCTTTATGATAAGCTTCAAAACCTTTCCTTTAGATATTTTTTAGATAAACAAACAGGTCAACTTATGTCCCGAGTTGTAAATGATACTGCCAATTTAGAAATGCTTATTGCCCATGCGGTTCCTGACCTTCTTTCTAATTTTCTTATCCTTTTAGGTATAATGATAATTCTCTTTAAAATAAATACCATATTGGCTTTACTTTCACTAATTCCCATACCCTTTTTGTTGTTAAGTAGCACCTATTTTGCAAAAAAAATAATGCCCATTTTTAGAAAGGCTCAGAGGGCTATTGCAGATTTAAATGCGGATCTTCAGGATAATCTTTCTGGAATAAGAGAAATTCAGCTCTTCAATAAACAGGAAAAGGAATATTTAAAGATAAAGGATAAGGTTTATAAACATATATCTTTTCTTCTTTCTGCCCTTAAACTTAGTGCAGTTTTCCATCCTACAGTGGGATTTTTAAGCTCTCTTGGCAATTTGATAGTTGTATCCATAGGAGGAATAATGGCTTTAAAGGGAAGAGTTCTTGTTCAGGATATAGTGGGATTTTTACTTTATCTTAATATGTTTTATCAACCCATAAATTCCTTATCTCAAATTTTAGAAAATCTACAACAGGCATTAGCTGGAGCAGAAAGGGTTTTTGAAGTACTGGAGACAGAATCGGAGATAAAGGAAAAAGAGAATGCCATAGAATTGAAAAATGTAAAAGGCAAAATTACCTTCGAGAATGTATCCTTTTCTTATAATTCTGATATTCCTGTTCTGAAAAATATATCCTTTGAGATAAATCCGGGAGAGATGGTAGCCTTTGTAGGACCTACAGGAGTAGGAAAAACAACAATCATGTATTTAATAAATAGATTTTTTGATCCCAATTCTGGAAGTATAAAGATAGATGACATCGATATAAGGGATGTTACTTTGAGATCTTTACATGAAAATATAAGCATGGTTATGCAGGATGTTTTTTTATTTAATGGAACAATTTTTGAGAACATAGCATATGGAAAGGATAATGCAACTTTAGAAGAAGTTATCAATGCTGCAAAGATTGCCTGTGCTCACGATTTTATAATGGAACTTCCCAATAAATATTATACAGAGATTGGAGAAAGGGGAATAAAACTCTCTGGGGGGCAGAAACAAAGACTTGCCATTGCAAGAGCTGTCCTTAAGAATGCTCCTATACTTATTTTAGATGAGGCTACATCATCGGTAGATACAGAAACAGAAAGGGAAATTCAGAAAGCTATTAACAATTTAGCAGGTACAAGAACTATTTTAATAATTGCCCATCGACTCTCCACAGTAAAGAGGGCGGACAAGATAATTGTATTAAAAGAGGGCGAGATTATAGAAATAGGAAATCACGAAGAACTTATGAAAAAGAAAGGACTTTATTATAAACTTTGTTCTGTACAGTTTTCCGAGGAGAAAATGGCAAATGTTTAG
- a CDS encoding ABC transporter ATP-binding protein: MFIEIKNLWKSYQVGSFKIDALKNITMDLEKGKFYVILGPSGSGKTTLLNILGGIDKADSGKVFVDGEDITALDDTALTNYRRKKLGFVFQFYNLVNSLTVLENVLSTKYLSEDGLDPKEVLEVVGMWEHKDKFPFELSGGEQQRVAIARAVVKNPSIILCDEPTGALDFENAKRVLKLLEDINKKYGTTIIVATHNTAISKMSHKIIRLRSGELVEYSDNPSPIPAEEVVW; this comes from the coding sequence ATGTTTATTGAGATTAAGAACTTGTGGAAGAGCTACCAAGTGGGTAGTTTTAAAATTGATGCCCTTAAAAATATTACCATGGATTTAGAAAAGGGGAAATTCTATGTAATTCTTGGCCCATCAGGATCAGGAAAAACAACCCTTCTTAATATTCTTGGAGGAATTGATAAGGCTGATTCTGGGAAGGTTTTTGTTGATGGCGAAGATATAACAGCTCTTGATGACACGGCTCTTACTAATTATAGGAGAAAGAAGCTTGGCTTTGTTTTTCAATTTTATAACCTTGTAAACTCCCTTACCGTTCTTGAAAATGTCCTTTCCACAAAATATCTTTCTGAGGATGGGTTAGATCCAAAAGAGGTTCTTGAAGTGGTAGGAATGTGGGAACATAAAGATAAATTTCCCTTTGAACTTTCTGGAGGGGAACAGCAAAGGGTTGCTATTGCCAGAGCTGTAGTAAAAAATCCTTCTATTATTCTTTGTGATGAGCCCACAGGTGCTCTTGATTTTGAGAATGCAAAGAGAGTTTTAAAGCTTCTTGAAGATATAAATAAAAAATATGGTACTACAATAATTGTAGCAACCCATAATACAGCTATCTCCAAAATGTCCCACAAGATAATAAGATTAAGAAGCGGAGAACTTGTAGAATACAGTGATAATCCATCTCCTATACCTGCTGAGGAGGTGGTCTGGTAA
- a CDS encoding FtsX-like permease family protein encodes MLRKIPFRIMWRDKAHFIGIILLVFLASFGYALFSILITNIDTNYKNFVEKYNQENFHFTTFFPVDIEGLEKKYNVLIEEKFTWDFEFGEKIIRFFNITEKVNKPLILEGSMPQIGEIALDPNFLNANKLKIGDEIEILGKSFKISGAVALPDYIYITKNENDLLPDPIHFGIGIMNFEDMKKFLGNIAYRYYMVRGKISDLDSFKSEVNSKYTLLNFQEKDENFRIIVTEMKMESARPMSYVISFTIMIISSILLFIVLRRLINSMHAEIGTLYALGYDRKELLKTYIMFPIYIWILGSIPGGALGYVLSDPFTKFYVSFISVPVVEKFFPLTDLFIAIFIPALFMLPSGYIAIRDLLRRSVVEIIRGESEKGFKSKFRMKFLDRFSFRRRIMLKQGLLHPSRELVLIIGVAFATLIIMYGVVAKTALSYLVEDTFENIFKYNYMYLFNYYEKEKNYPKAEPFNMLSFYLKGTKAKVVIYGIEKDSQMIILKDKHGNRLKLEGLVIAQSLADKFNLKEGDIINIVNNIDGKEYSLKINKIADLYVGNSGYMILDDFNKTFNMEEGSFIGLYSMNKLNIPKENLVSSFSKEDIIKSFRDSAQSVDQMLQVMYMLSFFLAFIIIYVLSALVITENRKPLGIFKILGYKDGELSSMFLGFNNFSFIVGFLLGIPLFNTLMGYIMNEALKDVDFSFKLQPTIRDILFSFSYLFVAFLLSRYLGRRRIKAISPHVILKEQSE; translated from the coding sequence ATGTTGAGAAAAATTCCTTTTAGAATAATGTGGAGAGATAAAGCCCATTTTATTGGCATAATTTTATTGGTTTTTCTTGCATCCTTTGGATATGCTCTTTTCAGCATTCTTATTACAAATATTGATACCAATTACAAAAATTTTGTGGAGAAGTATAATCAGGAGAATTTTCATTTTACAACCTTTTTTCCTGTAGATATAGAGGGACTAGAGAAAAAATATAATGTATTAATAGAAGAAAAATTTACTTGGGATTTTGAATTTGGAGAAAAGATAATAAGATTTTTTAATATAACAGAAAAGGTAAATAAACCCTTGATATTAGAAGGAAGTATGCCCCAAATTGGAGAAATTGCTCTTGACCCCAATTTCCTGAATGCAAATAAGTTGAAAATAGGAGATGAAATTGAGATTTTAGGAAAAAGTTTTAAAATTTCTGGTGCTGTTGCTCTTCCCGATTACATATATATTACAAAAAATGAAAATGATCTTCTTCCTGATCCTATTCATTTTGGAATAGGAATAATGAATTTTGAAGATATGAAGAAATTTTTAGGAAATATTGCATATAGATACTACATGGTAAGGGGAAAAATTTCCGATCTTGATTCCTTCAAATCAGAAGTAAACTCTAAATATACCCTTCTTAATTTTCAGGAAAAGGATGAAAATTTTAGAATTATAGTAACTGAAATGAAAATGGAGAGTGCAAGACCCATGTCCTATGTTATTTCTTTCACTATTATGATAATTTCCTCTATACTTCTTTTTATAGTTCTAAGAAGACTAATAAATTCTATGCATGCTGAGATTGGCACCCTTTATGCTTTGGGATATGATAGAAAAGAACTATTAAAGACTTACATTATGTTTCCCATATATATATGGATATTAGGATCTATTCCTGGAGGAGCTTTAGGTTATGTCCTTTCGGATCCTTTTACAAAATTTTATGTTTCCTTCATAAGTGTACCTGTTGTGGAAAAGTTTTTCCCTCTAACTGATCTTTTTATTGCTATATTTATACCTGCTTTATTTATGTTACCTTCAGGATATATAGCTATAAGAGATCTTTTAAGAAGAAGTGTGGTAGAGATAATAAGAGGAGAATCGGAAAAAGGATTTAAAAGCAAATTTAGAATGAAATTCCTTGATAGATTTTCCTTTAGAAGAAGAATTATGCTTAAGCAAGGACTACTTCATCCCTCAAGGGAGCTTGTCTTGATTATTGGCGTTGCCTTTGCTACTTTGATTATAATGTATGGTGTTGTTGCAAAAACTGCGCTTTCGTATTTAGTAGAAGATACCTTTGAGAATATTTTTAAATATAATTACATGTATCTTTTTAACTATTATGAAAAGGAAAAGAATTATCCAAAAGCAGAACCTTTCAATATGCTTTCCTTTTATTTAAAGGGAACAAAGGCAAAGGTGGTTATTTATGGAATAGAAAAGGATTCTCAAATGATTATTTTAAAGGATAAGCATGGAAATAGGCTAAAACTGGAAGGACTTGTTATTGCTCAATCTTTAGCGGATAAGTTTAATCTAAAGGAAGGAGATATTATAAATATTGTAAATAATATAGATGGAAAGGAATATAGTCTAAAAATTAACAAGATTGCAGATCTTTATGTGGGAAATAGTGGCTACATGATATTAGATGATTTTAATAAAACCTTTAATATGGAAGAAGGTTCCTTTATTGGACTATATTCCATGAATAAACTTAACATACCTAAGGAAAATCTTGTATCTTCTTTCAGTAAAGAAGATATTATAAAATCCTTTAGAGATTCTGCCCAAAGTGTCGACCAAATGCTTCAGGTTATGTATATGCTCTCCTTCTTCTTAGCCTTTATAATAATCTATGTACTGTCCGCTCTTGTTATAACAGAAAATAGAAAACCCCTTGGTATATTTAAAATCTTAGGATATAAAGATGGAGAGTTAAGCTCCATGTTCTTAGGTTTTAATAATTTCTCCTTTATAGTAGGCTTTCTATTGGGAATACCTCTCTTTAATACTTTAATGGGATATATAATGAATGAAGCCTTAAAAGATGTAGATTTTTCTTTTAAACTTCAGCCTACCATAAGAGACATTTTATTCTCATTTTCCTATTTATTTGTTGCTTTCTTGCTTTCAAGATATTTAGGAAGAAGAAGAATAAAAGCTATTTCTCCCCATGTTATCTTAAAGGAACAATCAGAATAA
- a CDS encoding ABC transporter ATP-binding protein yields the protein MNNYKFIVEVEDLRKTYGNIKAVDGVSFKIKQGSIFTLLGPNGAGKTTTLEIIEGLRIPDSGRIKIFGKEVRRIGREEKELIGVSLQETQLISHLTVRETLSMFRNLYKKGLKVDDVLEFINLKDKAKDRVDKLSGGQKQRLAIGLALINDPELLFLDEPTTGLDPQARRSIWDLLLQLKKQGKTIILTTHYMEEAEFLADWVCIMDYGKIIREGTPEDLIKSIGGESIIEVDVEENPSFFDRLKELNLNYTYNPKHSRLLIKTNNVLETIDSILRIARECSLKVRNEIIRQPNLEDVFLTLTGRQLREE from the coding sequence ATGAATAATTATAAATTTATTGTGGAAGTTGAAGATTTAAGAAAAACCTATGGAAATATAAAGGCTGTTGATGGAGTAAGTTTTAAGATAAAACAGGGCTCTATCTTTACCCTTCTTGGTCCTAATGGTGCAGGAAAAACTACTACCCTTGAGATAATTGAAGGGCTTAGAATTCCTGATAGTGGAAGGATCAAAATATTTGGAAAAGAAGTGAGAAGAATAGGAAGGGAAGAAAAGGAGTTAATTGGTGTTTCGCTTCAGGAAACTCAACTTATTTCCCATCTTACTGTAAGAGAAACCCTCTCTATGTTTAGAAATCTATATAAAAAGGGTTTAAAAGTAGACGATGTTCTTGAGTTTATTAATTTAAAAGATAAAGCTAAGGATCGAGTGGATAAGCTCTCAGGAGGACAGAAACAAAGACTTGCTATTGGGCTTGCCCTTATTAATGATCCAGAACTTCTTTTCCTTGATGAGCCAACTACAGGTCTTGATCCTCAAGCAAGAAGAAGCATATGGGATCTCCTTTTACAATTAAAAAAACAAGGAAAGACAATTATTTTAACTACCCACTACATGGAAGAGGCAGAATTTTTGGCAGATTGGGTATGTATCATGGATTATGGAAAAATAATAAGGGAAGGAACTCCTGAGGATCTCATTAAAAGTATAGGAGGAGAGAGTATTATCGAGGTAGATGTAGAAGAAAATCCTTCCTTTTTTGATAGATTAAAGGAATTAAACCTAAATTATACTTATAATCCCAAGCATAGTCGTCTCTTGATAAAAACCAATAATGTTTTAGAAACTATAGATTCTATTTTAAGAATTGCCAGGGAATGTTCTTTAAAGGTTAGAAATGAGATTATTCGCCAGCCAAATTTAGAAGATGTATTTTTAACTCTTACAGGAAGACAATTGAGAGAAGAATGA
- a CDS encoding ABC transporter permease, translating to MTVLKTSIYFFKSAIRERAFIFWFLAFPIILMVMLITIFSSMTRVERINFNIYLIKPESNEFSNMIEDVFTKLSEGKDKIFNLRLLKDISSREKLIDDLKRGKTNLILEIPEGFDAQVLSYITFKMLGMEGTSPAIKIYSLKYNTSSETASMIAKNVFNRMNLEFVKKIRNVKEYSVKTEILGSKEGFSYVDFIYPGIVIVSIFFAGLMGIGQELSWYKEGKILKRYQLTPFSSLQFFISYFLARFYFFVLQVLLVTFVGKVIYKSSVNPLSFYFIFYVILSMLVLSTLGFFVSSISKNTNMSAIIAQLIQFPLQFLGGIYFPVFHVPWIIRWIVVINPITYLACGIRDTLGIMPSPYPLYLTILVPLLYIVIFLFIALKRYVGESS from the coding sequence ATGACAGTACTGAAAACTTCTATTTATTTTTTTAAATCCGCTATAAGAGAAAGGGCTTTTATTTTTTGGTTTCTTGCCTTTCCCATTATTCTTATGGTTATGCTTATTACTATCTTTTCTTCTATGACAAGGGTTGAGAGAATTAATTTTAATATTTACCTTATTAAGCCTGAATCTAATGAGTTTTCTAATATGATAGAGGATGTATTTACAAAATTAAGTGAAGGAAAGGATAAAATATTTAATCTGAGGCTTCTTAAAGATATTTCGTCAAGAGAAAAACTTATTGATGATCTTAAAAGGGGTAAAACCAATTTAATTTTAGAAATTCCAGAAGGCTTTGATGCCCAGGTTCTCTCTTACATTACCTTTAAAATGTTAGGAATGGAAGGAACATCTCCTGCAATAAAGATCTACAGTTTAAAATATAATACATCTTCTGAAACTGCAAGTATGATAGCAAAGAATGTATTCAATAGAATGAATTTAGAATTTGTCAAAAAAATAAGAAACGTAAAAGAATATTCTGTAAAGACAGAAATATTAGGAAGTAAAGAAGGATTTTCCTATGTAGATTTTATCTATCCAGGAATTGTTATAGTTTCTATATTTTTTGCAGGATTAATGGGAATTGGGCAGGAGCTTTCCTGGTATAAAGAGGGTAAAATTTTAAAAAGATATCAACTTACTCCCTTTTCTTCATTACAATTTTTCATATCCTATTTTCTTGCAAGATTTTACTTTTTTGTCCTTCAAGTTTTATTAGTAACCTTTGTGGGAAAGGTAATTTACAAGAGCAGTGTTAATCCATTATCCTTTTACTTCATCTTCTATGTGATTTTATCAATGTTAGTGTTATCCACCTTAGGCTTTTTTGTCTCCTCTATCTCTAAGAATACTAATATGTCCGCTATAATTGCCCAATTAATTCAATTTCCCTTACAATTTCTCGGAGGAATATATTTTCCTGTTTTTCATGTTCCCTGGATAATTAGATGGATTGTTGTTATTAATCCTATTACCTATCTTGCTTGTGGTATTAGAGATACCCTTGGAATAATGCCCTCTCCATATCCTCTCTATTTAACAATTTTGGTCCCATTATTATATATAGTAATCTTTCTCTTTATAGCTCTTAAAAGATATGTGGGTGAATCTTCATGA
- a CDS encoding ABC transporter permease gives MKAFLTIAFYRFKSFYRDIFTFFFSLILPIIFAIIFGFVFGGSGDVNGENTINIGILDNNDILIKTLEKIEGISIYIIKNLEELRDLVLKGSLDAGILFDGKNFNLIINFASFQQKPFLRTLGDTVSNAYSLNEAGVEGGFLKVEEEFIDPGKARVSQLGYLLPGVMSFSIASSLFAMIALFGYYRKRKVLKKFALTPINSFSFISGMITGNFLISFFSSIFVLFFTQIIFNIKFSINWGYYFLSLSSSILGMMALGIFLTSLFKDPQTANNVGNLLVNIMIFFSGVYMPLDFLPDYLRKFGQTLPLYYVAKSLRISVGVEEGDLSFILKMSLVMITVFIILVGMFGRNILEMEE, from the coding sequence ATGAAAGCATTTTTAACTATAGCTTTCTATCGCTTTAAAAGTTTTTATAGGGATATCTTTACCTTCTTTTTCTCTTTAATCCTACCTATAATTTTTGCCATTATATTTGGTTTTGTCTTTGGCGGATCAGGAGATGTCAATGGAGAAAACACAATTAATATTGGGATATTAGATAACAATGATATTTTGATTAAAACTCTAGAGAAAATAGAAGGAATAAGTATTTATATTATAAAAAATCTTGAGGAATTAAGAGATTTAGTATTAAAAGGCTCTTTAGATGCAGGAATATTATTTGATGGTAAAAATTTTAACTTAATCATAAATTTTGCAAGTTTTCAACAAAAGCCTTTCTTAAGAACCCTTGGAGATACGGTATCAAATGCTTATTCTCTAAATGAAGCAGGAGTAGAAGGAGGATTTCTAAAAGTAGAAGAAGAGTTTATTGATCCAGGAAAAGCCAGGGTTTCCCAATTGGGATATCTTCTTCCTGGGGTTATGAGCTTTTCTATTGCTTCTTCTCTTTTTGCCATGATAGCTCTTTTTGGATATTACAGAAAAAGAAAAGTATTAAAAAAATTCGCACTAACCCCAATAAATTCCTTTTCCTTCATTTCAGGGATGATTACGGGAAATTTCTTAATTAGTTTTTTTTCCTCAATTTTTGTATTATTCTTTACTCAAATTATTTTTAATATAAAATTCTCTATAAACTGGGGATATTATTTTCTTTCTCTTTCATCTTCCATATTAGGAATGATGGCTCTTGGTATTTTTCTAACTTCTCTATTTAAAGATCCTCAAACAGCAAATAATGTAGGAAATTTACTGGTTAATATCATGATATTTTTCTCTGGAGTATACATGCCCTTAGATTTTCTTCCCGATTATTTAAGAAAATTTGGGCAGACATTACCCCTTTATTATGTGGCAAAGTCCTTAAGAATATCGGTAGGTGTGGAAGAGGGAGATTTAAGCTTCATACTTAAAATGTCTCTTGTGATGATTACTGTCTTTATTATCTTGGTAGGTATGTTTGGAAGAAACATCCTTGAGATGGAAGAATAA
- a CDS encoding DUF362 domain-containing protein, whose protein sequence is MKSKVFVYNAEYDIKVLRTFIKKAFEEFNLLDFSNKRILIKPNLLMASSPEKAITTHPTVIEAIVEVLKEKRAKDIYIGDTPGNSSANMEYLYKATGMEEVAERTGAKLINLYKEGIINIPGNNFINSIPIVKFTKDVDFIINVPKLKTHSFMLMTCVIKNLFGLVPGMNKSKMHSIAISPKSFAEILVDIFKEINPILNIVDAIVGMEGEGPSAGIPRKFGKIIIGTDPVAVDVISSLLLGYKPEEIYTNVIAYEKGLGEIDLKNIEVIGEEKDKLYNEDVKRIRNLHNLTSRIPKFLNKIAPFFYLKLFKQIPVILDEKCIRCKICERACPNKAISLINNRMIIDYKKCISCFCCHELCPQKAVIIKKSSFAKLLFK, encoded by the coding sequence GTGAAGTCTAAAGTATTTGTTTATAATGCAGAGTACGATATAAAAGTATTAAGAACATTTATCAAAAAAGCTTTTGAAGAATTTAATCTTTTAGATTTTTCAAATAAAAGAATACTTATAAAGCCTAATTTATTAATGGCATCATCCCCTGAAAAAGCAATAACTACTCATCCCACAGTAATAGAAGCAATTGTTGAAGTTCTTAAGGAAAAAAGAGCAAAGGATATATATATTGGAGATACCCCTGGAAACTCTTCTGCCAATATGGAATATCTCTATAAAGCCACAGGTATGGAAGAAGTGGCAGAAAGAACAGGGGCAAAGCTTATTAACTTATATAAAGAGGGAATAATAAATATCCCTGGAAATAATTTTATAAATTCTATTCCTATTGTTAAATTCACAAAGGATGTAGATTTTATTATCAATGTCCCAAAATTAAAAACTCATTCTTTTATGCTTATGACCTGCGTTATAAAGAATCTTTTTGGGCTTGTTCCTGGCATGAATAAATCAAAAATGCACTCCATTGCCATAAGTCCTAAAAGTTTTGCAGAGATATTAGTGGATATATTTAAAGAGATAAATCCCATATTAAATATCGTAGATGCCATAGTGGGAATGGAAGGGGAAGGACCATCCGCAGGAATCCCAAGAAAATTTGGAAAAATTATCATTGGTACTGACCCAGTAGCAGTGGATGTCATATCAAGCCTTCTTTTGGGATATAAACCTGAAGAAATTTATACCAATGTTATTGCCTATGAAAAGGGACTTGGCGAGATAGATTTAAAAAATATTGAGGTGATAGGAGAAGAAAAGGATAAATTATATAATGAAGATGTAAAAAGGATTAGAAACTTACATAATTTGACATCAAGAATTCCTAAGTTTCTCAATAAAATAGCTCCTTTCTTTTACCTTAAGCTTTTTAAGCAAATTCCCGTAATTTTGGATGAAAAATGCATAAGATGTAAAATTTGCGAGAGGGCATGTCCAAATAAAGCTATTTCATTAATAAATAACAGAATGATAATAGATTACAAAAAATGTATATCTTGCTTTTGTTGTCATGAACTATGTCCTCAGAAAGCTGTAATTATTAAAAAAAGTTCTTTTGCAAAACTTTTATTTAAATAA